The genomic region CTTTCCCAAACTCCAGTTGCCCTGGCTGCTGCCGGAGTTCTCTgcactcttccttctcttcccagcTCTCCAGCTCTttgatctgtttctctttctctggccCCCTCCCCCCGCAGGACTTTTTAAATGAACCTCATTGTTGGGAACCCGCTCTCAACTTGGTTCCTGTAATCCGCTCTCTGTGGGGTGGTTGCTGTTACAGATTCCCCGATCCCCCGCAGCTGATCCTAAGGGACCAACTTTAGAATTTGCAAAATGACACCTACATGCCAGCCAGCTCCCAAGCCAtcccgccccccagcccccttTCCAAATCTTGGGTGTACTTTGGACAGGTGACCAGGGTCCCATTGGAATAGAAACCTTCCCGTGGTGGCTGgctctgcccccgccccccaaatCCATTATTGACTGGCAAGCAGGCTGGTGGGGGGATTTTgtgctttccttttccttcccaccTGCAGCTTTGCGTTAAAGATTAAACACTGGCGCTCTTATTCCAGCCTGCTCTCAGAGCCAGAAGACTAATTGCAAAGGCATCTTCCcagtggaggggggtggggtggccagGGAATGTTGGGGAGAGCATTGTGGAAGGCAGTTCTTTCTGGAGCATGGGGCATGAGTTTTATTTTCAGGAATCaatccctccccactccccaaccCTGGACAAGGGGACAGGGGATTTCTCCTCTCACCCTTCCCTAGCAAGATAAAAGCAAAGGCAGTCTTGAAACCTGTTGCCAAAGGAAGGGAACACTTTTGAAGGAGGAAGTTAAGAGTTTTAGGccaatttgggggtgggggtggtcaaCTAAGCAGGGACTGATTAAAAGGGGATTTTAATCTTAAAGTTTACCTGTGTTTGCTACGGGGAAGAGAAATCTACAGAGGTCTTAGTGATAGGAGGTATTTTGAGCTGAGGAATCTATTTGGGAAGTCAAGAGGTTGCAATTTCATGGATACAAGAGGTAGCTTTGGGGACAGGCCATGGGGGTCCATTTCAGGGGTCTGCCTGGGATGGGGTGCATGCATAAAGCAATTTCTCAAATACACAGGCCaggatttttattgttatttttaatgcatGGGGCCAAAGTAAACCCAGGTGGCTGGTCTATGAGGGGGAAGGGGGTCTTGCCGGGCAGGGGTGGGAATGGTTCTTGGGAGGTGGGTATTTCTAATTGTGCAGGGGACTGCCATTAGTGGGAACCTTCCTTGGGCCTGGTGGATGGCCTTTGTCACTAACCATTCtcgctctcctctcttccctccagggTAACAAGATGCTCAACTACAGTACTCCCAGTGCAGGGGGCTGCTTGCTGGACAGGAAGGCAGTGGGCACCCCTACTGGTGGGGGCTTTCCCAGGAGGCACTCAGTCACCCTGCCCAGCGCCAAGTTCCACCAGAACCAGCTCCTCAGCAGCCTCAAGGGTGAGCCAGCCCCAGCTCTGAGCTCTCGGGATAGCCGCTTCCGAGACCGCTCTTTCTCAGAAGGGGGCGAGCGGCTGCTGCCCACTCAGAAGCAGCCAGGGAGTGGCCAGGTCAACTCTAGCCGCTACAAGACGGAGCTGTGCCGCCCCTTTGAGGAGAATGGCGCCTGTAAGTACGGCGACAAGTGCCAGTTCGCGCATGGCATCCATGAGCTCCGAAGCCTGACCCGCCACCCCAAGTACAAGACGGAGCTGTGCCGCACCTTCCACACCATCGGCTTTTGCCCATATGGGCCTCGATGCCACTTCATCCACAATGCCGAGGAGCGCCGCGCCCTGGCGGGGGCCCGGGACCTCTCCGCTGACCGTCCCCGCCTCCAGCATAGCTTTAGCTTTGCTGGGTTTCCCAGTGCCGCTGCCACCGCTGCTGCCACGGGGCTGCTGGACAGCCCCACATCcatcaccccaccccccatcttGAGCGCCGATGACCTCCTGGCCTCACCCACCCTGCCTGATGGCACCAATAACCCCTTTGCCTTCTCCAGCCAGGAGCTGGCAAGCCTCTTTGCCCCTAGCATGGGGCTGCCTGGGGGTGGCTCCCCAACCACCTTTCTTTTCCGGCCCATGTCAGAGTCCCCTCACATGTTTGACTCTCCCCCCAGCCCTCAGGATTCTCTCTCGGACCAGGAGGGCTACCTGAGCAGCTCCAGCAGCAGCCACAGTGGCTCAGACTCCCCCACCTTGGACAACTCAAGACGCCTGCCCATTTTCAGCAGACTTTCCATCTCAGATGACTAAGCCAGGGTAGGGAGGGACCCCCTACCCATTCTACCACCCCGCCCCATACCCACATCCCCTACCCTACCTTCCTATCCTACCCTATAAGACCCCTACATTAACAAGGTTAAGCTCAACCTCTTTCCCTTAGAACCTTGGAAtgttcctctccccccttttaatCCCCCTAACATAAGGGCAAGTCAATTTGTCAGTAGCTTCCTCTGGCTTGAAACCCCCTCCCCTTGATTTTATAGCCCACTTACCATGCATAACAGACAAGTCCCATATTTGTCAGTAGATGCCTTTTTTTCCGGCTTAAGCCTTAAGTGccaaatcacaaaagaaaaagcagtaaCAGTTTACAGAAGCAACTTAGTGCCTTGTAATCTAACTTTGTCACTGTGACTACATTACCTCTTCAGCGCCAGAGGGCACCCGTGGGCCTCCCAGAGCCTCTGcccatggggaggggggagggggagggtaccCAGACCAGCAGCTCCCTCCACTGGCGATACAACTGCACCTTCCCTTATTTCAGTCTCCCACAcacttccttctcccctctccccagtaACCCCCTCATACCCCCTTGGGAGAGTTGTTGCCAGACTTGGGTTTTTGGGGAAACCTATCTTGACATTCAAAACCTTTTTCTTCCCGACCTGAACCTCTGTTGACTTAATCTTGCCTGGGTTCGTGAAGGTCTACAGGAAGGAAGACTGAAAAAGTGGATGAAGATTGTGACATAAGTGGGActttgtgatttaattttttctttttctttttttaagtggggaggaaggggaagctAGATGGACTATGAGAGACTTGATTTTGGTGCTAAAGTTCCCCAATTCATATgtgacatctttaaaaaaaaatgagagaaaagctaaaaaaaaaaatacatgtaaggGGTGAGAGTTAATGGTATTCATTCCACATACAATATCTGTGTAAAACGATTTCCTGTAGAAGTAGCTTTAATGGTTTTTGCTCTAGAATACCGTAGGTCTATCCTTAGAGCACTCACGCCATGCTTTTTTCCCTGGGTTTTAAACTTCATATAACTTTCAGAAATTGGAGAGCAAAATTTTTGCTTGTCACTGCACATCAATATAAAAAAGCTTATTTAACTTATCAAAAAACGTATTTATTGCCAAACTAtgctttttttgttaattttgttcatatttatcGGGATGACAAATCCatagaatatattcttttatgtTAAATTATGATCTTCATATTAATCTTAAAATTTTGTGACgtgtcttttttcccttttttccacagttttaatatattattctTCAACGACATTTTTTtgtaactttacactttttttttttttttggttattttattttaaaaaaatgaaaaattaatttaaaaaaatgcaaaaaactgttggattatttattttagaaatttcccCCCTTTGTGTTGGACTGCAAATtgagtttctttctctttaggcCTTTCACAGCTAGGATTGAGAATGTATGTAGAAGTTCTGTGACAGTGCAGAAGGAAAACAACTTTATGTATAGCttctaaaagggaaaaaaaaaaaagaaaccctttgACTTCCACGTGCCCATCTCAAGACATTCCGATCGCAGATTTGAGGTTCTGGATTCCAGGTTTAGTTTTCCGATGTTAATGCATACAGAACTGGCACACACATTAAGATGAATGTAATTATTCTTCTTGCTGGTCACTACCGtcgctttctatttctttctttgtgtgaatttatttaaaagaaaactttttgtaACGACTATTTGcagtttaaaaatcaataaaaccccatttttttttttcaaaaaatactgATGGTGTGAAGCGGTTTTACTTGGTTTGTGGTTTCAGTTTGGAGGATTGTCTGCTGTGTTGCGAGCTCCCTTGGTTGGGTTGATCCTGGGGTGGGAGAAGGGATGGGGTGGAGGTTTACTGCACAGATGCCTGTACTTCGGTGTTACCTGCCCAGGGTGTTGGCTGTCAGAGGGGCCACCTTGCCCACCTCTGGACTCGGGTTCTTCAGGGTtgctgaggcagaagagtttccAGACTTTTTGCCCAGCCTATGTGTGATGTTTGGGGTGCCAACATGGCGAAGGGGGGGGACATAGCACATGGCACATCAGTGAGCCTGGACTGGAGTGAGCAATTAGGATACTTCCAGGCTCATTTTTCCCACAGGAAATGAACACAAAGCCCTGCTTTCTAACTACCTGGAGTCTGATGGACCATTGCAGGCTTGGAGGGGAGCATCAGGGTGGTGGGCCCAATCACAGGGCATTGGGGACAGGGGTGGGCCCACCTGGATCTGACATGTGCTTCTGTACTGGGAGGGGTGTTTAGGGGAAGTGGGTATTAAAAGGGCCAGCATAACAGGAAGTCGTCCTTCGGTTCCACTACCTTAGACACTGATGCCATGGAGAGTTAGGTAGACTGCCATCTTGGGAAGGGTGAGGTCTCCTTGGCTAGAAGCAACCCAGCCAAGGCCAGATGCCCACCAAGTGGGGATGTTTTGTTTGCCAGAAAGGTTGGATCCTAAAAACCCCAGATCTGGTTCTTGGGAGGATATCTTTTTGGAGAGGCAGAGATGGATATTGCTATTTGAGGCTCAGCTAGCTGCCCTTGATTCCCTGTATTCAGTAAGCTTGCAGGGAGTATGTGGGATTTCCACCTTGCCTCGACCTGGCCAAAGGCACATAGGCCTGCAGAAGGCATTGGCTAAGTCAGGCTGTCTTTGAGGCTGTGGAAGACCCTTAATGCACCCTGTTAACATCTCCTTCCAAGACAGCAAGTGCCTGCTGGGGGGCAGGGGTATGAGGTAGAAAAAAGGGACGGTCACCTCTTAGGACAAAGCTTGgtggtggagggaaggggaagagccGGCCTTCTGGGACTGGAGTGACCCTAGGCTTCTGTCCCTTAAGGAGGGACTGACTGTGTCTGTATGTGTTGGGGGttggtgatggtggcagtggctcGTGAACTTCCTCTGACTAAAAGCAAACTAGGCATTTTACTTCATCACTCACCTAGAGCTCATCCCCTGCTGGCACAGCTGGGCATATGGCAGACATCTAACTTCCTGGCTCCTGGCTGGGTTCAGAGGGGACTAAGCATACCCACTGCCTGCCCAGAATTTCCTCCAttgagtcagtccttgggtgacaACGAAGGAAGCCCTGGAGGTGGGGGgcggtgggagtgggggtgggggtctacAAAGCCAAGGGCAGGCTCCCTCTGGCCTGGGGAAGCTCTGTGCTCCAAGTGAGCTTGGGTTACCTAAGAGCCTGATTTTTCTACCATCTAGATCTTAAATGTAGAGGAGATACCGGTAGGTCCAAAGCTACTTGG from Saccopteryx leptura isolate mSacLep1 chromosome 6, mSacLep1_pri_phased_curated, whole genome shotgun sequence harbors:
- the ZFP36L1 gene encoding mRNA decay activator protein ZFP36L1, with the translated sequence MTTTLVSATIFDLSEVLCKGNKMLNYSTPSAGGCLLDRKAVGTPTGGGFPRRHSVTLPSAKFHQNQLLSSLKGEPAPALSSRDSRFRDRSFSEGGERLLPTQKQPGSGQVNSSRYKTELCRPFEENGACKYGDKCQFAHGIHELRSLTRHPKYKTELCRTFHTIGFCPYGPRCHFIHNAEERRALAGARDLSADRPRLQHSFSFAGFPSAAATAAATGLLDSPTSITPPPILSADDLLASPTLPDGTNNPFAFSSQELASLFAPSMGLPGGGSPTTFLFRPMSESPHMFDSPPSPQDSLSDQEGYLSSSSSSHSGSDSPTLDNSRRLPIFSRLSISDD